One window of the Triticum dicoccoides isolate Atlit2015 ecotype Zavitan chromosome 3B, WEW_v2.0, whole genome shotgun sequence genome contains the following:
- the LOC119274771 gene encoding metallothionein-like protein type 2 has translation MSCCGGNCGCGSGCKCGNGCGGCKMYPEMDEGVTTTSQTLIMGVAPSKGTPSFEAAAETGADNGGCKCGSNCTCNPCTCK, from the exons ATGTCGTGCTGCGGAGGCAACTGCGGGTGCGGATCCGGCTGCAAGTGCGGCAACGGCTGCGGAGG GTGCAAGATGTACCCTGAGATGGACGAGGGGGTGACCACCACCTCCCAGACCCTCATCATGGGCGTCGCCCCCTCCAAGGGCACCCCGTCGTTCGAGGCCGCCGCCGAGACCGGAGCCGACAACGGCGGGTGCAAGTGCGGCTCCAACTGCACCTGCAACCCGTGCACCTGCAAGTGA
- the LOC119279311 gene encoding uncharacterized protein LOC119279311 codes for MEQAAAEGEPGGGAAEGGQGGAAEGGQGGAAEGRPGGAEGGPGGAEGGPGGAEGEQRTDLGWSAWADWQEGMDPEKVVHMLIAYCDPSKEAYEPIAEDWTDVQADNNTKEADDSYLCNPIPQNEHVGIDEEKMYLEKEPIPPKLVLFSGKEKDKTNVSEAESEDGSKDGSEDGSEDGSEEEPEVEEEELHEPDHAPNIEYDQQDPPMTVGSTYPNMDVFKLALSQHAVKRDFEYNTEKSTQRRLRAYCKRRDEDDCPWRIHASTTADRRTVMVKKKPFEHDCSSTKRKKNVKNATKFWICEKVKDWLIEDATLGAMELRKKLKEHYKIKIHYKRVYMATAGRPKTERYKGCSDKKRKKGKHLCPICKEYGHHWHNCKKGNPDDIAAMLAIREPPKKRAKTSKTAQSIVPCEDGAPTRMLFPPPSQSLETTTKKKRKHDNTESGGSKRSKTGSIEKAKTKKKVAEKIPVPLDSPAMGTRSRKFNPPSPAMSTRSKRRLSL; via the exons ATGGAGCAAGCGGCGGCTGAAGGAGAACCAGGCGGCGGGGCGGCCGAGGGCGGGCAAGGCGGGGCGGCCGAGGGCGGGCAAGGCGGGGCGGCAGAGGGCAGGCCTGGAGGCGCGGAGGGCGGACCTGGAGGCGCAGAGGGTGGACCTGGAGGCGCGGAGGGCGAGCAACGCACCGATTTGGGCTGGTCGGCTTGGGCAGATTGGCAAGAAGG GATGGATCCAGAAAAGGTAGTGCATATGTTGATTGCATACTGTGATCCCTCCAAAGAAGCATATGAGCCTATCGCCGAGGATTGGACAGATGTTCAAGCAGACAACAACACAAAAGAGGCCGATGATAGTTATCTTTGCAACCCAATCCCACAGAATGAGCATGTTGGTATTGATGAGGAGAAAATGTATTTGGAGAAAGAACCTATACCTCCAAAATTGGTTCTTTTTTCTGGTAAAGAGAAAGACAAAACCAATGTTTCTGAGGCTGAGAGCGAGGATGGGAGCAAGGATGGGAGCGAGGATGGGAGCGAGGATGGGAGCGAGGAGGAGCCTGAAGTAGAGGAGGAGGAGTTGCATGAGCCAGATCATGCCCCAAATATAGAGTATGACCAACAAGACCCTCCAATGACTGTAGGATCCACATATCCCAATATGGATGTGTTTAAGTTGGCTCTTTCTCAGCATGCAGTCAAACGTGACTTTGAGTATAACACAGAGAAAAGCACACAACGTAGGTTAAGGGCCTATTGTAAAAGAAGAGATGAAGATGATTGCCCATGGAGGATACATGCTTCTACAACAGCTGATAGGCGCACTGTAATG GTGAAAAAGAAACCTTTTGAGCACGATTGTTCTAGTACGAAAAGGAAAAAGAATGTGAAGAACGCAACTAAGTTCTGGATATGTGAGAAGGTGAAAGATTGGCTCATTGAAGATGCAACTCTAGGAGCAATGGAATTGCGAAAAAAGCTGAAAGAACACTACAAGATCAAAATCCACTACAAGAGAGTCTATATGG CTACAGCTGGCAGGCCTAAAACTGAGAGATATAAAGGTTGTAGTgacaagaaaagaaaaaagggcaagCACTTATGTCCAATTTGTAAGGAATATGGGCATCATTGGCACAACTGTAAGAAGGGTAACCCTGATGACATTGCTGCAATGTTGGCTATTAG AGAACCACCAAAGAAGAGGGCAAAGACTAGCAAAACAGCCCAATCCATTGTGCCTTGCGAGGATGGAGCACCAACAAGGATGCTTTTTCCACCACCAAG CCAAAGCTTGGAAACTACAACtaagaaaaagagaaaacatgaCAACACTGAATCTGGAGGTTCAAAGAG ATCAAAAACTGGCTCCATTGAGAAGGCCAAGACGAAAAAGAAGGTTGCTGAGAAGATTCCGGTGCCACTTGACAGCCCAGCAATGGGCACAAGGAGCAGAAAGTTTAATCCTCCTAGCCCTGCTATGAGCACAAGAAGCAAAAGAAGGCTCAGCCTGTAA